A region from the Halomonas piscis genome encodes:
- a CDS encoding methionine synthase: MARLLPTSTAGSLPKPSWLAEPEVLWSPWKLEGEGLAEGKRDALRLALHEQRHAGIDIASDGEQSRQHFVTTFIEHLSGVDFNQRETVRIRDRYEASVPSVVGEVSRQKPVFVEDARFLRGQTDQPIKWALPGPMTMVDTLYDGHYKSREKLAWEFAKALNEEARELEAAGVDIIQFDEPAFNVFFDEVNDWGIATLEKAIDGLTCETAVHICYGYGIKANTDWKKTLGSEWRQYEEVFPRLQKSNIDIVSLECQNARVPMELIELIRGKKVMVGAIDVATQEIETPEEVAATLRKALQFVDAENLYPSTNCGMAPLPRHVARGKMQALAAGAAIVRKEVEG, from the coding sequence ATGGCAAGATTGTTACCCACGTCCACCGCCGGCAGCCTGCCCAAACCTTCCTGGCTGGCCGAGCCCGAGGTGCTGTGGTCGCCCTGGAAGCTGGAAGGCGAAGGGCTGGCGGAAGGCAAGCGGGACGCCCTGCGCCTGGCCCTGCACGAGCAGCGCCACGCCGGCATCGACATCGCAAGCGACGGCGAGCAGTCGCGCCAGCACTTTGTCACCACCTTTATCGAGCACCTGAGCGGCGTGGATTTCAACCAGCGCGAAACCGTGCGCATCCGCGACCGCTACGAAGCCAGCGTGCCCTCGGTGGTGGGTGAGGTCTCCCGCCAAAAGCCGGTGTTTGTGGAAGACGCCAGGTTCCTGCGCGGGCAAACCGACCAGCCCATCAAGTGGGCGCTGCCCGGCCCCATGACCATGGTGGACACCCTGTACGACGGCCACTACAAAAGCCGCGAGAAGCTGGCCTGGGAGTTTGCCAAGGCGCTGAACGAAGAAGCCCGGGAGCTGGAAGCCGCGGGCGTGGATATCATCCAGTTCGACGAGCCGGCGTTCAACGTCTTCTTCGACGAGGTCAACGACTGGGGCATCGCCACCCTGGAAAAGGCCATCGACGGCCTCACGTGCGAGACCGCCGTGCACATCTGCTACGGCTACGGCATCAAGGCCAACACCGACTGGAAAAAAACGCTGGGCTCCGAGTGGCGCCAGTACGAAGAAGTCTTTCCCAGGCTGCAAAAGTCCAACATCGACATCGTCTCGCTGGAGTGCCAGAACGCTCGCGTGCCCATGGAGCTCATCGAGCTTATCCGCGGCAAGAAGGTGATGGTGGGCGCGATTGACGTCGCCACCCAGGAGATCGAAACGCCGGAAGAGGTCGCCGCCACCCTGCGCAAGGCGCTTCAGTTTGTCGACGCCGAGAACCTCTATCCCTCCACCAACTGCGGCATGGCCCCGCTGCCGCGCCACGTTGCCCGGGGCAAGATGCAGGCGCTTGCCGCCGGCGCGGCCATCGTGCGCAAGGAGGTCGAAGGTTAA